One Paenibacillus riograndensis SBR5 DNA segment encodes these proteins:
- a CDS encoding pyridoxamine 5'-phosphate oxidase family protein — translation MLEHVSYKLRECQDQERIGAFLSVSRTGIVGIGGDTYPYAVPVNYVWHQGSIYFHGMGSGKKVRLLAEHPAVSFTVYREDCTVTDPVPCKADTAYFSVMLFGEAIRVTDMGEAAGVLQKILDKYTPGFYKQELSARMVEKYRSSMDGNGAAVYRLTPVHLTAKENAAV, via the coding sequence ATGCTGGAGCATGTGAGCTATAAGCTGCGGGAGTGCCAGGATCAGGAGCGAATCGGAGCGTTTCTGTCCGTGTCTAGAACCGGCATTGTAGGGATCGGCGGAGACACTTATCCCTATGCGGTTCCGGTCAACTATGTATGGCATCAAGGCTCTATATATTTCCATGGTATGGGCTCAGGCAAAAAAGTACGCCTGCTTGCGGAGCATCCGGCCGTAAGCTTCACCGTATACCGCGAAGACTGCACAGTGACCGATCCGGTTCCCTGCAAGGCGGATACTGCCTATTTTAGTGTGATGCTGTTCGGTGAAGCCATCAGGGTCACTGATATGGGCGAGGCTGCCGGAGTGCTTCAAAAGATTCTGGATAAGTATACGCCGGGCTTCTACAAGCAGGAATTGTCGGCGCGGATGGTGGAGAAATACCGCTCTTCCATGGATGGGAACGGTGCGGCTGTCTACCGGTTGACTCCGGTTCACCTTACAGCCAAGGAAAATGCGGCTGTCTGA
- a CDS encoding aromatic ring-hydroxylating oxygenase subunit alpha: protein MIEEKKKPVQEIELPRDCTFSPEDWRVLAEYWYPVAIADEVQDKPLAVKLLDMKLVCYRSEGKVVIARDLCFHRGAPLSKGWVENGDIVCPYHGFRYNCEGKCTAVPAHPSSKISPKLKLIVYPAVERYGLIWTCLGSAAEQIPDFPGWEDPDYINILPPGFDIAGSSGRQMEGFLDVSHFAYVHTATFGDRNNTEVPQYKVRREGNELVAEYWSTVSNYGKGQENPAPEGFMWLREFRVFPPFAASLTVYFPDEGRLNILNCASPVSARYTRLFCPITRNFDKSAPVEDTIKFNLQVFAEDADMVEAQTPEDLPLDLQAEAHIPADRTSIAYRQLLTELGLGRSYTS from the coding sequence ATGATAGAGGAAAAGAAGAAACCGGTGCAAGAAATCGAACTTCCCCGTGATTGCACGTTCTCCCCTGAGGACTGGCGGGTACTGGCTGAATACTGGTATCCGGTGGCAATTGCCGACGAAGTACAGGACAAACCGCTGGCGGTGAAGCTGCTGGATATGAAGCTGGTGTGCTACCGCAGTGAAGGCAAGGTGGTGATCGCCCGTGATCTTTGCTTCCACCGGGGAGCGCCGCTGAGCAAAGGCTGGGTGGAGAACGGAGATATTGTCTGTCCGTATCATGGCTTCCGTTACAACTGTGAAGGTAAATGTACCGCTGTACCGGCCCATCCCAGCTCCAAAATCTCACCCAAGCTGAAGCTGATCGTCTATCCGGCGGTGGAGCGCTATGGCCTGATCTGGACCTGTCTGGGTTCTGCGGCGGAGCAGATTCCGGATTTCCCGGGCTGGGAAGACCCGGACTATATCAATATTTTGCCGCCGGGCTTCGATATTGCCGGTTCGTCCGGCCGCCAGATGGAGGGGTTCCTCGACGTCTCCCATTTCGCTTATGTGCATACAGCTACCTTTGGTGACCGGAACAATACAGAGGTTCCACAGTACAAGGTCAGACGCGAGGGCAATGAGCTGGTCGCTGAATACTGGAGTACAGTAAGCAACTATGGAAAAGGCCAAGAGAACCCGGCACCGGAGGGCTTCATGTGGCTGCGTGAATTCCGCGTGTTCCCGCCATTTGCGGCTTCCCTTACCGTGTATTTCCCGGACGAAGGCAGGCTCAACATTCTAAACTGTGCTTCCCCGGTATCCGCACGCTATACGCGGTTGTTCTGTCCGATTACCAGAAACTTCGACAAGAGTGCGCCGGTCGAGGATACGATTAAGTTCAATCTGCAGGTCTTTGCAGAAGACGCGGATATGGTGGAGGCGCAGACGCCGGAGGATCTGCCGCTTGATCTGCAGGCCGAAGCGCATATCCCGGCTGACCGCACATCCATCGCTTACCGCCAGCTGCTGACTGAACTGGGCCTGGGCCGGTCTTATACGTCATAA
- the thiD gene encoding bifunctional hydroxymethylpyrimidine kinase/phosphomethylpyrimidine kinase: MSKIIKALTIAGSDSSGGAGIQADLKTFEEYGTYGFSALTTIVTMDPDNGWHHNVYPIDAAIVAEQLKTVFAGGPVDAMKTGMLGSVDIVKVAEKAIKENLQTNVVIDPVMVCKGEDEVLNPESANAIRDLLLPLATVATPNLFEAGVLSGLGKLTSIDEMKEAARLIHALGTQNVVVKGGKALGGDLAIDVFFDGSEYTVLETAKIEPAYNHGAGCTFAAAITGGLANGLSVHDAVVKAKDFVSAAIRSGYAFNQYVGPVFHGGYRLER; the protein is encoded by the coding sequence TTGTCAAAAATTATTAAAGCTCTAACCATTGCCGGAAGTGACTCCAGCGGAGGCGCCGGCATCCAGGCCGACCTCAAAACCTTTGAGGAGTATGGCACCTACGGCTTCAGCGCTTTGACCACTATTGTTACGATGGACCCGGATAACGGCTGGCATCACAATGTCTATCCGATTGATGCGGCCATCGTTGCAGAGCAGCTGAAAACCGTGTTCGCAGGGGGTCCTGTCGATGCCATGAAGACCGGCATGCTGGGCAGTGTGGATATCGTTAAGGTGGCAGAAAAAGCGATCAAGGAAAATCTGCAGACCAACGTAGTCATTGATCCGGTTATGGTCTGCAAAGGGGAAGATGAAGTCCTGAATCCGGAGAGCGCAAATGCGATCCGTGATCTGCTGCTGCCTCTCGCCACAGTGGCTACACCCAATCTGTTCGAAGCCGGCGTGTTGTCCGGGCTGGGCAAGCTGACATCCATTGACGAAATGAAAGAAGCTGCACGCCTGATCCATGCTCTCGGCACCCAAAATGTGGTCGTCAAAGGCGGCAAAGCGCTGGGCGGCGATCTGGCCATAGATGTGTTCTTTGACGGCTCTGAATATACCGTGCTGGAAACAGCCAAAATTGAACCGGCCTACAACCACGGAGCAGGCTGCACCTTTGCCGCTGCCATCACAGGCGGTCTGGCCAACGGCTTGTCTGTCCATGATGCAGTGGTAAAAGCCAAGGACTTCGTCTCCGCTGCCATCCGCAGCGGCTACGCGTTTAACCAATATGTCGGCCCTGTCTTCCACGGCGGCTACCGGCTGGAGCGTTAA
- a CDS encoding DUF4850 domain-containing protein, whose product MSKIPEEWEKQLKQKPFDNTHFTAQMRENVESRLGDPGPKPFKGWRYAAVLLPLAAMILWFGFNSLKPGPPAGSPAAAVMPAVTPQESGNIDVIPSGNGQSGARNDHVVGIASNYAAAVSFPSSDAEGVEISLPLTAMISVPALDDGNSPASYTPPALPGMTFRLPSAMEGKLQAALVFQADTGSAYVLLAPAGWKASAVTGANGSYGVTFADPENPEQTMEYSDNAWGCTGCAVGSIGTYFPGKAGWANEKGFTADPPAFLRQETAGTSGADARTVRYALAAETQGYQTDGAAYYEEGEWGYLFRKLELTASPGAAAQDVTDTILRFFTTYHGPLLLPAVQNSDTAADYKDYTAESLYLALEQRGMKLSRVPDNEEHLFKKELAGKWPDELLIDKTDTPARPDRLSVYTYDNAEQCAAGLEALKLAINRTTNDGGVRIYPHIFRGGKFLAVYWMGGDSAEPYRYDKAIKLALSSLDSK is encoded by the coding sequence ATGAGCAAAATACCTGAGGAATGGGAAAAACAACTGAAGCAGAAGCCTTTCGACAACACACATTTCACTGCCCAAATGCGGGAGAATGTTGAGAGTCGTCTAGGGGATCCAGGGCCAAAGCCGTTCAAGGGCTGGCGCTACGCCGCTGTGCTGCTGCCGCTTGCGGCAATGATTCTGTGGTTCGGTTTCAACAGCCTGAAGCCCGGCCCTCCCGCCGGATCACCTGCTGCCGCAGTCATGCCGGCTGTTACTCCGCAAGAAAGCGGGAATATCGACGTCATTCCGTCCGGCAACGGTCAAAGCGGCGCCCGCAATGACCATGTAGTCGGGATCGCCAGCAATTATGCTGCCGCCGTCTCCTTCCCTTCTTCAGATGCTGAAGGCGTAGAAATATCGCTCCCGCTGACAGCCATGATTTCGGTTCCTGCTCTGGATGACGGGAACAGTCCGGCGTCCTACACTCCTCCCGCGTTGCCCGGCATGACTTTCAGACTGCCTTCAGCGATGGAAGGCAAACTCCAGGCGGCACTAGTCTTTCAGGCCGACACGGGCAGTGCTTATGTTCTGCTGGCTCCGGCAGGCTGGAAGGCTTCGGCGGTAACCGGAGCCAACGGCTCCTATGGGGTGACGTTTGCAGACCCGGAGAACCCGGAGCAGACTATGGAGTACTCCGATAATGCCTGGGGGTGCACAGGCTGCGCAGTCGGCAGTATCGGAACTTATTTCCCCGGGAAGGCGGGCTGGGCTAATGAGAAGGGGTTCACTGCCGATCCACCGGCATTCCTCCGGCAGGAAACAGCAGGTACCTCAGGCGCAGACGCCCGGACCGTGCGGTATGCGCTAGCAGCGGAAACCCAAGGTTATCAAACGGATGGAGCGGCCTATTATGAGGAAGGGGAATGGGGTTATCTTTTCCGTAAGCTGGAGCTGACCGCCTCTCCCGGTGCTGCGGCGCAGGACGTAACCGACACCATCCTTCGCTTTTTTACAACCTATCACGGTCCGCTTCTACTCCCTGCTGTCCAGAATTCGGACACTGCCGCAGACTATAAGGATTATACAGCAGAATCCCTTTACCTCGCTCTGGAGCAGCGGGGAATGAAATTGAGCCGTGTCCCTGACAACGAAGAGCATTTATTCAAAAAAGAGCTGGCAGGCAAGTGGCCGGATGAGCTGCTGATCGACAAAACCGATACCCCCGCGCGTCCGGACCGGCTGTCTGTCTATACTTACGACAATGCAGAGCAATGCGCCGCTGGCCTGGAAGCGCTGAAGCTTGCGATTAACCGTACAACCAACGATGGGGGTGTCCGGATTTATCCCCATATTTTCCGGGGCGGCAAGTTTCTTGCAGTGTATTGGATGGGCGGCGACAGTGCGGAGCCTTACCGTTATGACAAGGCCATCAAGCTTGCGTTAAGCAGCCTGGACAGCAAATAG
- a CDS encoding RNA polymerase sigma factor has translation MSIVTNEAATMTAGALQTLMENYGDDVWNYAYYLTRSRSAADDIAQETFIRAYKYMNTFRGEAAVRTWLLQITRNRWLSYRSSSFIRRVTLQESAGGKSFSPSAEEVYMQQSLSSEVWKIVLQLPRKHREVLMLYAHYGLSMEELAGLLDISLPAAKSRLHRARQKAKEGWEKELGKS, from the coding sequence ATGTCTATCGTAACGAACGAAGCAGCCACCATGACCGCCGGGGCATTACAGACCCTTATGGAGAACTATGGCGATGATGTGTGGAACTATGCCTACTATCTGACCCGCAGCCGAAGCGCTGCCGATGACATCGCCCAGGAGACCTTCATCCGGGCCTACAAATATATGAATACCTTTCGCGGTGAAGCTGCGGTCCGGACCTGGCTGCTGCAGATCACCCGTAACCGCTGGCTCTCCTACAGAAGCAGCAGCTTTATACGGCGGGTAACCCTTCAGGAAAGTGCTGGCGGGAAGTCATTCAGCCCTTCGGCGGAAGAGGTGTACATGCAGCAATCCCTGAGCAGCGAGGTATGGAAAATCGTCCTGCAGTTGCCCCGCAAGCATAGAGAAGTGCTGATGCTGTATGCCCACTATGGCCTCAGTATGGAGGAACTGGCCGGGCTTCTGGACATTTCACTGCCTGCGGCCAAATCGAGACTTCACCGCGCGAGACAGAAAGCAAAAGAAGGTTGGGAAAAGGAGCTGGGAAAATCATGA
- a CDS encoding glycosyltransferase, with protein MIEISLCMIVRNEENSLPRCLSSAVSIADEIVVVDTGSTDRTKEIAASFGAVIYDFTWIEDFSAARNFAFSKATKDYILWLDADDYLKDKDQELFRGLKTSLPGHVDSVNMPYNLAFDAAGNVVTSLRRNRLVRRSCNFKWIGPVHEYLEVYGPSYSSDVCITHEKDKAYTDRNLRIYQKRAAAGEAFSPRDQYYYANELRDHGMHEEACRYYTLFLEGGQGWIEDNYQACLRLAECQERLGNREEAFQALCRTLKIDKPRAEFCCRLGAWHLEKNQLHQAVYWYELAVMLPRQNDSMGIRNESYSTWLPNLQLALCYDRLGQHEKANLFNETALRYHPAHPSMLYNRNYFKTLLGDKYVALQPIAEQAE; from the coding sequence ATGATCGAAATCAGTTTATGCATGATCGTCCGCAACGAAGAGAACAGTCTGCCCCGCTGCCTGTCTTCCGCAGTATCCATTGCAGATGAGATCGTTGTCGTAGATACGGGGTCGACAGACCGGACCAAAGAAATTGCCGCGTCTTTTGGGGCGGTGATTTATGATTTTACGTGGATCGAGGATTTCTCGGCGGCCCGGAACTTTGCCTTCAGCAAGGCGACCAAGGACTATATCCTGTGGCTGGATGCCGATGATTACCTGAAGGATAAGGATCAGGAGCTTTTCAGAGGACTCAAAACCAGTCTTCCGGGACATGTGGACAGCGTGAATATGCCATATAATCTTGCTTTTGACGCTGCTGGCAATGTGGTGACCTCACTTCGCCGCAACCGGCTGGTCCGCCGCAGCTGCAATTTCAAATGGATAGGACCGGTGCACGAATATCTGGAGGTGTACGGCCCATCCTACAGCAGTGATGTCTGCATTACACATGAAAAAGACAAGGCCTACACGGACCGCAATCTGCGGATTTACCAGAAACGGGCCGCAGCCGGTGAAGCCTTCTCCCCCCGGGACCAATACTATTACGCGAATGAGTTGCGGGACCACGGGATGCATGAGGAGGCGTGCCGGTACTATACCCTTTTTCTGGAAGGGGGGCAGGGCTGGATCGAGGATAATTACCAGGCCTGCCTGCGGCTTGCCGAATGCCAGGAACGGTTGGGGAACAGGGAGGAAGCTTTTCAGGCACTCTGCCGGACACTGAAGATCGATAAGCCGCGGGCGGAATTCTGCTGCAGACTGGGTGCCTGGCACTTGGAGAAGAATCAGCTGCATCAGGCCGTCTACTGGTATGAGCTCGCTGTGATGCTGCCCCGGCAGAATGACTCCATGGGCATACGCAATGAAAGCTACAGCACCTGGCTGCCTAATCTGCAGCTGGCATTATGCTATGACCGTCTTGGACAGCACGAGAAGGCTAACCTGTTCAATGAAACGGCATTGCGTTATCATCCGGCCCATCCCAGCATGCTGTATAACCGGAATTATTTCAAAACCCTGCTCGGTGATAAATATGTCGCGCTGCAGCCCATAGCAGAGCAGGCAGAGTAA
- a CDS encoding SGNH/GDSL hydrolase family protein has protein sequence MHQIENHSAAAELEYKYMVSGDSISKGVVYDEARSKYVILEDNYVSLLQGKLKGALRNTARFGNTLLKGFGNLKRDVLKEKPDMVLIEYGGNDCDFHWEEIVNNPEAEHNPKTDFPAFESMLRDMIDFLSTQGIMPILMSLPPLNADNYFKWVSGNNPASEANIMKFLGSVTKIYWWQERYNSTIIRVAESTKTKIIDVRSAFLQQPDYTKFICRDGIHPNRAGHRIIYDKVLEFLSSSEPHLLLDGKGQALHGR, from the coding sequence ATGCATCAGATCGAAAATCATTCGGCGGCTGCAGAGCTTGAATATAAGTATATGGTGAGCGGAGACTCCATTTCGAAGGGTGTCGTCTATGACGAGGCCAGAAGCAAATATGTAATTCTGGAGGACAATTACGTCTCCCTGCTGCAAGGCAAGCTGAAGGGGGCGCTGCGCAACACCGCCAGATTCGGCAATACGCTGCTCAAGGGCTTCGGCAATCTCAAACGGGATGTGCTGAAGGAGAAGCCGGATATGGTGCTGATTGAATACGGGGGGAATGACTGCGATTTCCACTGGGAAGAGATTGTGAATAACCCTGAAGCAGAGCATAATCCCAAAACCGATTTCCCGGCATTCGAAAGCATGCTCCGGGATATGATCGACTTTCTGAGCACCCAAGGGATCATGCCGATTCTGATGAGTCTGCCGCCGCTGAATGCGGACAACTACTTTAAATGGGTGAGCGGAAACAATCCGGCTTCGGAAGCGAACATTATGAAATTCCTCGGCAGTGTCACCAAAATCTACTGGTGGCAGGAACGGTACAATTCCACCATTATCAGGGTCGCCGAGAGCACCAAGACAAAGATTATTGATGTCCGGAGCGCTTTTCTTCAGCAGCCGGATTATACAAAGTTCATCTGCCGTGACGGGATTCACCCCAACCGGGCAGGGCACCGCATTATCTATGACAAGGTGCTGGAGTTCCTCTCCAGCAGCGAACCCCATTTGCTGCTTGACGGCAAGGGACAGGCTCTGCACGGCCGCTGA
- a CDS encoding glycosyltransferase family 4 protein: protein MRFTFPILTLCHGGAQRMLVELTNGLAARGHDVVILMPLGGDISYEVHSSILTTDQTVLRESDFPVSDIIVSNFYTTVPVSEAASQQGKGMHIRLSLCYEPLFLPENEVSFPSYHITDKLLVLSQWQQELIALSHGITGSIVPVGISTGFRNQHIRHMLQEPLNITAILRKEENGFASHREQGYLVKQLDIVRHNAPQVNINFICPPDEFYSSESLQRMKAEGKYRFFTPKNDEELCYHYNGADIFVSASAFDAGSLPGLEAMRCGAALVSVYSGGNLQYARHEENCLLSYRYENRLAHDVLRLIADPALRARLAEQGEADSLAWTWDNSVNSMEQAVVRFMQNIPHNEPARTPLLRRIAGYRISKGH from the coding sequence ATGAGGTTTACATTTCCCATTCTCACTTTATGCCATGGCGGGGCGCAGCGTATGCTGGTAGAACTCACCAACGGGCTTGCCGCCCGGGGTCATGATGTTGTGATCCTCATGCCATTAGGGGGCGACATTTCCTATGAGGTCCATTCTAGCATACTAACTACAGACCAAACTGTGCTGAGAGAATCTGATTTCCCTGTCAGTGATATTATTGTGTCCAATTTCTATACGACGGTTCCCGTGTCCGAGGCGGCAAGCCAACAGGGAAAAGGTATGCATATCCGCCTGTCACTATGCTATGAGCCGCTCTTCCTGCCGGAGAATGAAGTATCCTTTCCTTCCTATCATATCACTGACAAGCTGCTTGTTTTGTCACAATGGCAGCAGGAATTAATTGCTTTGAGCCATGGAATTACCGGGAGCATTGTGCCGGTCGGCATCAGTACAGGGTTTCGGAACCAGCATATCCGCCACATGCTGCAGGAGCCGCTGAATATCACGGCGATTCTGCGCAAGGAGGAGAACGGCTTTGCCTCGCACCGTGAACAGGGCTATTTGGTGAAACAGCTCGATATCGTCAGGCATAACGCGCCGCAGGTGAACATCAACTTCATCTGCCCGCCGGATGAGTTCTATTCCTCGGAATCCCTGCAGAGGATGAAGGCCGAAGGCAAATACCGGTTTTTCACTCCGAAAAATGATGAAGAGCTCTGTTATCACTATAACGGGGCGGATATCTTTGTCAGCGCCAGTGCCTTCGATGCCGGTTCCCTGCCGGGACTGGAAGCCATGCGCTGCGGGGCAGCGCTAGTGTCTGTATACTCCGGAGGAAATCTCCAGTATGCCCGCCACGAGGAGAATTGCCTGCTCTCCTACCGTTATGAGAACCGGCTGGCCCATGATGTGCTGCGCCTGATTGCTGATCCTGCACTCAGAGCCCGGCTCGCTGAACAAGGTGAAGCCGATTCTTTGGCCTGGACCTGGGATAATAGTGTTAACAGTATGGAGCAGGCTGTCGTGCGGTTCATGCAGAATATCCCCCATAATGAACCAGCCCGGACCCCCTTATTGCGCCGGATAGCCGGATATAGAATAAGCAAAGGCCATTAA
- a CDS encoding DinB family protein, with protein MNEIISECMRRLDQSLGYLELAAGGLTEDQIWFRPRTRMNAIGNLCLHLAGNEYQHLACAVGGRPAERDRPSEFLTRGGFTPEELLELLREIRRESRAVVNGLTEKDLERVVTVHYPENSEMDSYSWSIQKILIGTAEHYAYHTGQIVYLAKWMQEEDVHLLNWKHYD; from the coding sequence GTGAATGAGATTATTAGCGAATGTATGAGAAGACTTGATCAGTCGCTGGGGTATCTGGAGCTGGCAGCCGGAGGGCTGACGGAGGACCAGATATGGTTTCGTCCGCGGACCAGGATGAATGCGATAGGCAATCTGTGTCTGCATTTGGCCGGCAACGAATATCAGCATCTGGCCTGCGCGGTCGGGGGGCGTCCGGCAGAGCGGGACAGGCCTTCAGAATTTTTGACCCGTGGAGGCTTTACACCGGAGGAACTGCTGGAGTTATTGCGGGAAATAAGACGGGAGAGCCGGGCTGTAGTCAATGGATTGACCGAAAAGGATCTGGAACGGGTCGTCACTGTGCATTATCCTGAAAATTCAGAAATGGATAGTTACAGCTGGAGTATTCAAAAGATACTGATCGGTACGGCAGAGCATTATGCCTACCATACCGGCCAGATTGTGTATCTCGCAAAATGGATGCAGGAAGAGGATGTGCATCTGCTGAACTGGAAGCATTACGACTGA
- a CDS encoding sugar phosphate isomerase/epimerase family protein, producing the protein MFTIRYGTLAHTAGCLPLKELTAALQDYGIDFVQLALSKAIQDIDTSTGKLSPGLANYIAEQFDRAGIRIGVLGCYINPIHPDPAIRRLEIGRFKEHLRYARQFGAPMVATETGALTTFAEFEPYRYEELGWETLRATVEELAEEAEKWGVFLGLEGVSTHTLSTPAKVRRILDEVPSSAIGVVFDPCNLIGDNVQNQDEIVDDAFSLFGDRIILAHLKDMYAEGIRIRHGQAGRGLFHTAEFLNKLQACKPMIDVSLEDIQGPAIRETVALLERLRDTQS; encoded by the coding sequence ATGTTTACCATCCGTTACGGAACTTTGGCCCACACCGCAGGCTGTCTGCCCCTGAAAGAGCTGACTGCCGCGCTTCAAGATTATGGAATCGATTTCGTCCAGCTGGCCTTGTCCAAAGCTATACAGGATATAGATACCTCGACCGGCAAGCTTAGCCCGGGCCTTGCCAATTATATCGCTGAACAGTTTGACCGCGCGGGAATCCGCATCGGTGTGCTCGGCTGTTACATTAACCCGATTCATCCCGATCCGGCCATCCGCCGGCTGGAGATCGGGCGGTTCAAGGAGCATCTGCGTTATGCCCGGCAGTTCGGCGCACCAATGGTCGCTACGGAGACCGGTGCGCTGACCACTTTTGCCGAATTTGAGCCTTACCGCTATGAGGAGTTGGGCTGGGAAACCCTGCGGGCCACGGTCGAGGAGCTGGCCGAGGAAGCGGAAAAATGGGGAGTCTTCCTCGGGCTGGAAGGCGTAAGCACCCATACGTTGTCCACTCCGGCCAAAGTGCGCCGGATTCTCGACGAAGTCCCCTCCAGCGCAATTGGCGTAGTCTTCGATCCCTGCAACTTGATCGGAGATAACGTCCAGAACCAGGATGAGATTGTGGACGATGCCTTCAGCCTGTTCGGGGACCGGATCATTTTGGCCCACCTGAAGGATATGTATGCCGAGGGAATCCGCATCCGCCATGGCCAGGCTGGCCGGGGATTGTTCCACACTGCGGAGTTCCTGAATAAGCTCCAGGCCTGTAAACCGATGATCGATGTCTCGCTGGAGGATATTCAAGGCCCGGCAATCCGCGAAACGGTGGCGCTGCTGGAACGCCTAAGAGACACTCAGTCGTAA
- a CDS encoding acetylxylan esterase: MNTIELRKQELENCRPEPTLEQGVVNEFWDGILAEYARKPLEIISVPEVTPYPGMRVDKVSFQSFDETRVHAWHIQPAQAGNGGGPLPCIITFPGYTGDRGYPERYASWLLLGYSVLAVDVRGQLGETGNLLPMESGVAKGWITQGLLEKEHSYYMAVAMDTVRAVETAAQLQGVDPSRIAITGGSQGGGIALLAGALSSKIAAVAADIPNLCRLDFGVLNSTSSLTEIGAYVRRYPEHLERVLDTLAYFDIVNLAPRITAPVLISVGWKDTVCMPESVYAAYNRIESDKQIMDYPFSGHEVSEYHLRQKVLFLQKHLGQAER, translated from the coding sequence ATGAATACGATAGAGCTCCGCAAGCAGGAACTCGAGAACTGCCGTCCTGAACCGACACTGGAACAGGGAGTAGTCAACGAATTTTGGGATGGCATCCTTGCAGAGTATGCCCGCAAACCGCTGGAGATTATTTCTGTGCCCGAAGTGACGCCATATCCGGGAATGCGGGTAGACAAAGTCAGCTTCCAGAGCTTTGATGAAACAAGGGTCCATGCCTGGCATATTCAGCCTGCACAGGCGGGAAACGGCGGGGGTCCGCTTCCTTGCATCATTACATTTCCCGGCTATACCGGGGACAGGGGATATCCGGAGCGTTACGCTTCCTGGCTGCTGCTCGGCTATTCCGTTCTGGCCGTGGATGTGCGGGGACAACTGGGAGAGACCGGAAATCTGCTGCCCATGGAGAGCGGAGTGGCTAAGGGCTGGATTACGCAGGGACTGCTGGAGAAGGAACATTCTTATTATATGGCAGTGGCTATGGACACCGTCCGCGCAGTGGAAACGGCTGCACAGCTTCAGGGCGTGGATCCGTCGCGTATCGCGATTACCGGCGGCAGCCAGGGCGGGGGCATTGCTCTGCTGGCTGGTGCTCTGAGCAGCAAGATCGCCGCTGTGGCCGCAGACATCCCCAATCTGTGCCGGCTGGATTTCGGCGTGCTGAATTCAACCAGCTCCCTGACCGAAATCGGCGCTTATGTGCGGCGTTATCCGGAGCATCTGGAGCGGGTGCTGGATACGCTTGCTTACTTCGATATCGTGAACCTTGCCCCGCGCATTACGGCCCCGGTTCTGATTTCTGTCGGCTGGAAGGATACCGTCTGCATGCCGGAAAGCGTATATGCCGCTTATAACCGCATAGAGTCGGATAAGCAGATTATGGACTATCCCTTCTCCGGACATGAGGTTAGTGAATATCATCTCCGGCAGAAGGTGTTGTTCTTACAAAAGCATCTGGGTCAGGCGGAACGTTAG